A stretch of DNA from Pleurocapsa minor HA4230-MV1:
TAACTCAGTAAATAGGTACGTACTGAAGTTAAGCCACCTCCTAAAGCGCCAAATAACAACATTCCTATGACTAAAACATTCAAAGTTGATTGACTTCGACTGACTACCACCTGGTCAAGAATGATCTGAGTAAACAGAGGCGATACCAAACCAATCAGCTGAATTAAGATAGAGGCAATAATGATCGTTAAGCTGATCGAACGATAGGGCAATAGTAGGGCGAAAAATCTGCCTAGAGTGCGCTTTTCTGTTGGGGCATCTGCTAGAGCATTGGTTGGTTCAAGCAACAAAGCAAATCCCGTCCAAGCATCAAGAAACTCCGACCGAGCCACTTCAGACTTATCTGCGGCTGGGTCGGCAACCAGAACTTTGTCGCCTCTAACGCGGTAAACCACTACATAATGCTCACCTTTCCAATGAGCAATCCAGGGATTTTTTTGCTCGACAATACGGCTTAAACTTGCTCTGACAGGGCGAGCATGATAGCCTAATTTTTCAGCGGCGATCGCTAAATTTTTGAGAGATGCTCCAGAACGTCCAATTCCAATCAGCTCACGTAAATAATTGATGCTGATCGATTTACCCCAGTAGCGGCTAATCATGGCGAGGCAAGCCGCACTGCAGTCAGAAGAACTTTGCTGTTCGATATGGGGATAAGTTTGCCAAAGACCTCGACGTTTTGTGGGTTTGGGATATTCAATTTCTTGTTCTTGGTCTACTGGTGCGTTCTGTTCGGCTTTGACAACATCAGCCTCGTAATTAACCGCTAAAGTGGGTTTATTAATTACAGCAAGAGCATTGACATTACTAGAACTTATACTCTTTAATGATGATGGTGAGCGATTGGCCGAAGGAGTAGAGTTATTTTGCCAAGAATCAATTAACTCAGGAGCTAGTTCCGAGAAGATTTGCCAGTTTTCTGGCGACAATTCATAAAATAACAAGACAGTTTGAGATGTCCAGTCAGCCTGTGCCGATGGATATCCCCAAGAATCTCCTATTTTCACTATTTGATTTTTAATCTGACCGTTACGCAACCAAAAACGGACATTGTTTGCTTTAGCTACTACTTTAGTTCCTGCTCTAATTTTTTTTTCGGTTAAATAGGGTAATAATTGTTTGAGGCGCTGACTAGATAAATAACGTAACTCAGTTAGAGTTTTAAAAAAAATTAGTTTTTGCTGTTCGTGAATGACAATCCGCCACTTTAAAGCTAATTCTGGCAGCTTTTTCAGAAAAGGCTTGAGTTTTTCTAAAGTAATTCGCGCAACTTTAACCTTACTTGCTGCTTGAACTCTATATGATAAAGGACTTTCGTACCAAAAAGAGTGAGCGCCAAAAATTTCTCCTTCCAACAATAAATTTGCTGAAGCTTCCCTTTTTTTATCAACATCAAAGCCTAATAATCTGACTCTGCCTTCGCATATCAAAAAAAAATATTCAGAATTGTCCGATGATGAATTTGAATCAGGTAAAGTTTGAGGCTGAATTACAATCTGCTCGCCCAATTCATATTCGTGAATTTCAAACTCTTGAGTAAGCAATTCAAGTGTGGGTATTTTTTCTGAAGAAAATTGACTTTGGTTTAATAGTAAATTTAAAATTGACGATCGCATTGCTAATTCATTATTATTAGATAGCGATTTAGCTTGAATAATATCCACTTGTTTTTGCTCCGCAAAAAGCTACTAGAATTTAATAATTGAATCCCGTTTAATTGTGCAGCTACTACTAAACAATTTTGAGAGAGTATAGTTTTTTTAAAAAAAATTAGTTTAATTATTTGATAATTAAGAAATGGGTGTCACTTATTTGAGTAGATAACACCCTTGTTCTTAGACAACTTAGAAAAAATAATTAACCGAATAAACGATATAAAATACCCATAGCAAAATTTCTTTGCCCCCCTTTTACTTTGGCAGATTGATGATCCGCATCTTCTAGAGAGTAAAGATCTAGATCTCGAATATTAGCGGATTTCTGGGTTATTTTAGCTTCTTGAAGATGATGTACCTTGGCATTAATTGATGGCTGCATTACTTCACGATTACTTTTCATCAATCGGTTATATGTTCGATAGGGAATATAATGCAAGGGATTATATCCAGAAAAGCGCAAAATCAAAAGACAAGCCCAGGAATATTTTCCCGATAAAATAGCGTCAACTACCTGGTTGAATTGCTCATTCGTCATCGCTCTGTTGAACTGAGAATCGGCTGAATAAGGTTTGTTGTACATGATACTTCTTTAAATTAAATTAAGTTAAATTGTTTAGTCTTGGTTTTATAAATTAATGCCATCTTTTTGCATTTTTTTAACTGGTTCGAGCAGCAAATCAATAATGCGACGGTGGCGAATCACAATATCAGCACTGGCTGTCTGTCCTGGTTTGAATAAAATCTTTTTCAAATTGTCAGAAACATAGTTACGTTCGAGTTCGATTTCCACTCGATATACTTCACCCAACTTTTCATCGGTTTTAGTATTTGCTGAAATGTTGGTTACTTTCCCTGGAATTATTCCATAATCCTGATATGAATAGGCATCAAATTTAACCTGTGCAGCCATGCCCTTTTTGATAAAGCCAGCATCTCGGTCTGGTAATACAGCAGAAAGTACCAGAGGAGAGTTGTCAGGAGCAATTTCTGCTACAGTTTCTCCTGGCTGTATTACCTTACCTGAATTGACTACGTTAAAGGCTAGAACTGTTCCGCTTACAGGAGCTCTAAGCAATCTTTTTTCTAACTGACTTTTGGCAGTTGCTAGAAGATTTTTAGTTTCGGCAATCTTACTCTTAGCTTGATTAATTTCTAGCTCTAACTGCTGGGCTTTTTGCTTAGCTGTAACCTCAAGTCGAAGACTATCAGCTTTTTTAGATTCCAACTCTGTCTGAAGGCGTTCTGCTTCTTTTTGAGCCTCAGTCAAAGCTCCTTGATTCTCAGTAATGCTAGATCTCATATTCCTGGTAGACTGCTGTGACTGATATATTTGCTCATTAATACTACTAATGCCTTGCAGTTTACTATCAATTAACTGTTGTTCAATTTGGCGTTGAGCTTGTTGAGCCTGAAAAATATATTCTTGGGAGATTGCTCCCTCCTCAGCAAGTCCCTTGAGCTTTGCCAGTCTTTGTTGATGTTCTTTTAAGTCAAGATTAATCTGATTGAATTTAGCTTTATCTAACCCAGACAATTGCGCTGTTTGCCCCTGTCTTGCTATATTTGCTGCGAGTTCAGACTGTTGTTGCTCTAGCAAATCACTAGTCACCTGTGCTTTAGAGATTGCCGATTCAATCGCTAATTGTTGCGAGCGTATTTCAGCTTGACCAATTCGTCGCTGGGTTTCGACTTCAATCTTAACTTGCTCTAATAAATTAAGTTTTTGACGCAATTCAAGCTGACTAGAGGACAAAACTTCTTTAAGTCTTTCGACCTCTTTAGTTTCTCGCTCCGAATCTAAGGTCGCAATTAGTTGTCCAGCCTTGACTCTTTCTCCTTCTTTTACCTCAATACTTCTGATCTTGGCTGCTTCAAGGGATTCAATTTTGTAGGCATCTCCTTTGGGGACTAATTTTCCTTGAGCCTTTCCAATCTGATCGATTTGGCCAAACCAAGCCCAGGCAAAAAAAGTTAAACAAAACACAATTCCTCCCACAATTAATTGTAGGGGTAGGTTAGATGGAGGTTCTTCCAGTAACGATTGCATCGCTGGCGACCATTGAGCTGATTCCACCTGGCTATCACTACTATTAGTAACAGCTAAAGCTGAAGACTGCTGCTCAGGATTTAAGATTGTTAACTGAGATCCTTCGTTGTTGCCTCCATTCCTAGGAGAAAGTTGGGAATTATTCTCTGAGTTATTGTTAGAGACTATCTTCGTGTCTCTCTCAGAATTACCGTTGCTGACATTAGAATTCAAGATTGTTAACTGAGATCCTTCGTTATTGCCTCCATTCCTAGGAGAAAGTTGGGAGTTATTCTCTGAGTTATTGTTGGAGACTATCTCCGTGTCTCTCTCAGAATTACCGTTGCTAACATTAGCTAGATTTGTTTTTGGCAATATTTTCATGAGTTTAAAACTGATAACTCTTTATTTAACTACGAGCATCGAAGCTTTGATATGCATCAAGGAACAATTTATTTAAATAAATGGCTAAAAAAATAGCCTAGATTAAAATTTAAAATTTCTTCCCCACTACTTTACACAAAATTGAGCTAGTTGACATATATTCAACATCTTTTTGTAATATTGTTTAATGCACAACGACTTTTTAAAATTCAATTGACATAGTAAAATATTTTGGACGATCTTTATTGTGTATCCGTTTTGGCAATCTTATTCATCGTTGTTTAAAGTTAATTTAAAATACTACACGCATACTATTTAATTGATTTATTAGCAGTGAATATTAATTTTTTATTTTTTTATTTTTTATTTTCAACTATTAAAATCTAAATCAACATCACTGCAAAATTACACTTTTTTCGTGAAGATTTTGTGAAGAGAGCTAGCACTCTCAAAAACAATGGCGTATAGAGCAATACACTTTTATTCGTAATCCCCCATGAATCAAGACATTTACAGATAGCTTTTGAGTAAATTTAGCCAATAAAATAATATTAGCGCGGTTTAATACCCATGAAATTCATAAAACTCATGGAAAAA
This window harbors:
- a CDS encoding peptidase domain-containing ABC transporter, which gives rise to MRSSILNLLLNQSQFSSEKIPTLELLTQEFEIHEYELGEQIVIQPQTLPDSNSSSDNSEYFFLICEGRVRLLGFDVDKKREASANLLLEGEIFGAHSFWYESPLSYRVQAASKVKVARITLEKLKPFLKKLPELALKWRIVIHEQQKLIFFKTLTELRYLSSQRLKQLLPYLTEKKIRAGTKVVAKANNVRFWLRNGQIKNQIVKIGDSWGYPSAQADWTSQTVLLFYELSPENWQIFSELAPELIDSWQNNSTPSANRSPSSLKSISSSNVNALAVINKPTLAVNYEADVVKAEQNAPVDQEQEIEYPKPTKRRGLWQTYPHIEQQSSSDCSAACLAMISRYWGKSISINYLRELIGIGRSGASLKNLAIAAEKLGYHARPVRASLSRIVEQKNPWIAHWKGEHYVVVYRVRGDKVLVADPAADKSEVARSEFLDAWTGFALLLEPTNALADAPTEKRTLGRFFALLLPYRSISLTIIIASILIQLIGLVSPLFTQIILDQVVVSRSQSTLNVLVIGMLLFGALGGGLTSVRTYLLSYLANRLDLTMISGFINHALNLPLKFFESRRVGDIITRVQENQKIQQFLIGNVLLSWLDFFTGFIYLGLMLYYNWKLTALILLLIPPIVILTLAATPLLRKVSRERFNATADQNSSLVEMMTGISTVKSVTAEKDLRWRWEELLTRQLNVQFKGQKLAINLGFLSNMINTIGGAALLWYGATLVIKGELSIGQYVAFNMMKGYIISPVLVLVGVWDELQEVFISVERLNDVFDAKTEEPLQGSKLALPKLNGDLHLDNVTFRYESDEETNILQNISLKVKAGQTVAIVGRSGSGKSTLVKLIQGMYHPTNGNILIDGHNLKHISLQSLRSQMGVVPQSCYLFSGTILENITLYRPEFSLEQVIATAKVAEAHAFIQALPLGYNTKVGERGDNLSGGQRQRIAIARAFLGDPPILILDEATSSLDTESERRFQDNLARLSRHRTTFIIAHRLSTVRNADCIVVLDRGLIVEQGNHDELFALKGLYYELAKQQLSL
- a CDS encoding HetP family heterocyst commitment protein codes for the protein MYNKPYSADSQFNRAMTNEQFNQVVDAILSGKYSWACLLILRFSGYNPLHYIPYRTYNRLMKSNREVMQPSINAKVHHLQEAKITQKSANIRDLDLYSLEDADHQSAKVKGGQRNFAMGILYRLFG
- a CDS encoding HlyD family efflux transporter periplasmic adaptor subunit; translated protein: MKILPKTNLANVSNGNSERDTEIVSNNNSENNSQLSPRNGGNNEGSQLTILNSNVSNGNSERDTKIVSNNNSENNSQLSPRNGGNNEGSQLTILNPEQQSSALAVTNSSDSQVESAQWSPAMQSLLEEPPSNLPLQLIVGGIVFCLTFFAWAWFGQIDQIGKAQGKLVPKGDAYKIESLEAAKIRSIEVKEGERVKAGQLIATLDSERETKEVERLKEVLSSSQLELRQKLNLLEQVKIEVETQRRIGQAEIRSQQLAIESAISKAQVTSDLLEQQQSELAANIARQGQTAQLSGLDKAKFNQINLDLKEHQQRLAKLKGLAEEGAISQEYIFQAQQAQRQIEQQLIDSKLQGISSINEQIYQSQQSTRNMRSSITENQGALTEAQKEAERLQTELESKKADSLRLEVTAKQKAQQLELEINQAKSKIAETKNLLATAKSQLEKRLLRAPVSGTVLAFNVVNSGKVIQPGETVAEIAPDNSPLVLSAVLPDRDAGFIKKGMAAQVKFDAYSYQDYGIIPGKVTNISANTKTDEKLGEVYRVEIELERNYVSDNLKKILFKPGQTASADIVIRHRRIIDLLLEPVKKMQKDGINL